A stretch of Clostridium formicaceticum DNA encodes these proteins:
- a CDS encoding beta-ketoacyl synthase N-terminal-like domain-containing protein, which produces MNDHAVIDRSIFFEYDHNVFDNAGFGVFFIAQLDSIKPIYQLLSSSLVTLDAGYMGQLLLNRQAEFNLGLCPVGGIDFDRISDFFELDENHRFIHCMLVGVPANYTDTHNKIKLDNGIMNYLQKADKSITKHIDNYSNDKTFASFIDFDWKKSMKNMKHLSKEEHEDFHAKQPNIRRFSKRALAIPLNNHNFQESDYLLRSTKRDFINKTIPFEKFSKFLALLKQTNIEGKPFYLYTSASETYGVKAYLYIKENSVEGLAEGIYCYHPVEHELVLVTSELSKSIKPSYTPFNRKYFQKAGFCLFLVGQMNTMKPIYKDESLFYALLESGYIGQLVMDKQAEFDIGVCPIGGLDFDRIRSDFKLGNEEVLLHSFLCGSFEQELPEDREFLEVGRGKKDKKESEEKFRKPVPLKKKRSALQHDIAIVGISGRYPGAENLEEYWENIQDGKNSISELSDSRKKLWMRNWPDVISRQTSSVRGGFLDDIDCFDSLLFNIAPSEARTMDPQERLFAEVVWECLENSGYTAKNLIHSSGKIGVFVGAMWSDYQNQSSYSYDGIQITQATALHSSIANRISYFFNFSGPSIAFNTSCSSAMTAIHFACESIKRGECDAALVGGVNLFTHPYHQDLLTSLDLLSKDGVCRPLAAQATGWLGGEGVGAILIKSVEDAERDKDYIHGIIKGTAIGHSGRTTRFGAPSSTMQAESIKMALENAGVSAESINYIELAAAGASIADASEIDAIRKVFKDYYDTLSPCFIGSVKANIGHLESASAMSQIAKVLLQMKHRQLAPTINFKPINPLVKLQEFEIIDRLKPWTNQSKKNGIAEDKMYKPLRALINAFGATGTSGHVIIEEYLREKNKQKDNSKLTLIPISAATKEQLNQQVLRLHDFLTGNEVVSVNIADIGYTLQQGRVEMDERLAVVVDNIQSLIEKLEMFLRDNEKITGLYRGSVFSGDALKVKVDRNDLFIIAEQWIQGASIDWDILNDGNQRRIPLPNYPFAKEKHWVTEYLGDFREKAVSTNEKVFKNMSLTTPNVDLKDDTLSDNILLTKIENYLKTTFSEVSGIPVSRINAKAALEKYGINSLMINLLNTNLEKNFGDLPKTLFFEYQTIYELAKYFLQNHEEKSKTVLDHSEALVNIPLNDGFEMMVTPKLEKTHSCSYNFKQVASREFDIAIIGLSGKYPKAKTLEEYWENLKNGINCVTEIPVERWDHQKYYDPNKHTPGKTYCKWGGFIDDVDKFDPLFFNISPREAITIDPQERLFLETAWHVFEDAGYTRDSLKETFDGKVGVFVGVMNGEYQLLGTDKVSIASSYYGLIANRVSYLFDFHGPSMAVDTLCSSSLTAIHLAAESIKRGECEAAIAGGVNISLSPNKYIIQARLSMSSTDGRCRSFGEGGDGFVPGEGIGAILLKPLQRAVEDGDHIYGVIKGTSINHGGKTNGYMVPNPIEQCNLVLDAWRKAEIDPRTISYLEAHGTGTALGDPIETAGLTRAFEKDTKDRQFCAIGSVKSNIGHCESAAGIAGVTKILLQLKHRQLVPSLHSEVLNPNIDFSNTPFVVQQELGEWKRPVIEENGKIKEYPRIAGISSFGAGGSNAHVVIQEYIPENLERHLITITPQNPAFIVLSAKNEDRLQEQAQQLLAAIQEQQFTDGDLADMAYTLQIGREAMEERLAILASSIKELEEKLKSFVEGQEGIEDLYRGHVKRNKETLAVFAEDEDMIKIIDVWITKGKYAKLLDLWAKGLIIDWNKLYSDSKLRRISLPTYPFAKERHWLFDVETNEDSIASSAMASAVYEDHSEQRIMCFLQKQWELCFATSTKILNRTVAILTTQETMELAIQLSKYFPNNQILNIHDLELQPRQLEHNWKNYDGCVDLIGCGKEKNELLNWIGWLKQLIEYGHREDLMMLCVSKGLESYQNTTVNLSGASRVGLYRMLQSEYGHLRSRHMDAEPFTDDKTLAQQIVSEFFMDCEDTEICYRDGKRYRAYLEEFQKCDASDETLVFPDEHVLWITGGTRGIGYLCARHFVTNHGVRRLVLTGRETMPPREQWDFYKPQNTSIAQKIRNIQALEAQGVQVQVLSVSLTDEYAIQQSLQEIKNTMGPIGGIIHCAGISDMKNPAFIRKSVSGIQQVLDPKVAGLDILYQSFKNEALQFFVLFSSVSAIIPSLASGQSDYAMANAYMDYVAEANIHDFPVVSIQWPNWKETGMGEVKTKAYQQTGLLSLMNVEGLQLLDQILFRKIGPVVLPAVVNPNLWNPHQLIQRRIQESFSTNIQTLPPVATELSRTSDSLLIATQMWLIDLFSQELKIDTSKLEIDTAFQDYGMDSILMAQILHSINQLLSYNLDPSILYEHSTIESLATWLTNNYASSLSQTLDTMISEQYSSRTQDTSLHISSISIENGGLKSKSHVYKSSKSSDIAVIGLSCRFPGANNLEEYWHLLSEGRSAIGSVPQERWGYSNNFNAGLINNITQFDPKFFLIPENDAKAMDPQALVLLEESLKLWYHAGYSHQEIKGKPVGVYIGGRSQHRPGESSIQQTQNPIVAVGQNYLAANISQFFDLRGPSIVVDTACSSALVGMNMAIQALKDGEIESAIVGGVSLLNTDEAHRIFQQRKILSQETFFHIFDQRADGVILGEGVGMVLLKTVDQALEDGDHIYAVVKALAVNNDGRTAGPATPNLHAQKEVLQTALARSGKKNEEISYIEVNGSGSEVTDLLELKVIQSIYRSSNTSVLGLGSIKPNIGHPLCAEGIASFIKVVLMLQNKQFVPFLSGEQPMTHYNIESSPFYFCRKLTKWTNTPRIAGINCFADGGTNVHVILEAWEERESSSAIRQPIPPPKLNQYDLRYTEVLNSSPQTSQNNRDVSKSHDNWIQGPSANELQHPSDKVTSMWKQKIVEER; this is translated from the coding sequence ATGAATGACCATGCAGTAATAGATAGGAGTATTTTTTTCGAATATGATCATAATGTTTTTGACAATGCTGGTTTTGGCGTGTTTTTTATTGCTCAACTTGACTCAATTAAACCAATCTATCAACTATTAAGTTCTAGTTTAGTAACATTGGATGCTGGATATATGGGGCAATTATTGCTAAACAGACAGGCGGAATTCAATTTGGGGTTATGCCCTGTAGGAGGCATTGATTTCGATAGAATAAGTGATTTTTTTGAATTAGATGAAAACCATAGATTCATCCATTGTATGCTAGTTGGAGTTCCAGCTAATTATACTGACACTCATAATAAGATTAAATTAGATAACGGAATCATGAACTATTTACAAAAAGCCGATAAGAGCATAACAAAGCATATTGATAATTATAGCAATGATAAAACCTTTGCTTCGTTCATAGATTTCGATTGGAAAAAATCTATGAAGAATATGAAACATTTAAGTAAGGAAGAACATGAAGATTTCCATGCAAAACAGCCTAACATAAGACGTTTTTCAAAGAGAGCATTGGCAATACCCTTAAATAATCATAATTTTCAGGAAAGTGATTATCTACTGAGATCCACCAAAAGAGATTTTATAAATAAAACTATTCCTTTTGAAAAATTCAGTAAATTTCTGGCACTATTAAAACAAACAAATATTGAAGGAAAACCTTTTTACTTATATACATCAGCATCCGAGACCTATGGGGTTAAAGCTTATCTCTATATTAAAGAAAACAGTGTCGAAGGGCTAGCTGAAGGAATTTATTGTTATCATCCTGTGGAACATGAGTTAGTTCTTGTCACGTCGGAACTATCTAAAAGTATTAAACCTAGTTATACACCTTTTAATCGAAAGTATTTTCAGAAGGCAGGATTTTGTCTTTTTTTAGTAGGTCAAATGAATACCATGAAACCAATTTATAAAGATGAAAGTTTGTTCTATGCCTTGTTAGAGTCAGGTTACATAGGGCAGTTGGTGATGGATAAGCAAGCTGAATTTGATATTGGAGTCTGCCCTATTGGTGGTCTGGACTTTGACAGAATTCGATCAGATTTTAAGCTTGGTAACGAGGAAGTACTACTTCATAGTTTCCTTTGTGGCAGTTTTGAACAAGAGCTTCCTGAAGACCGGGAATTTCTTGAAGTCGGCAGAGGTAAAAAAGATAAAAAGGAATCAGAGGAAAAGTTTAGGAAACCTGTTCCCTTAAAGAAAAAAAGATCAGCGTTACAACATGATATCGCTATTGTAGGTATAAGTGGGAGATATCCTGGAGCTGAAAATTTAGAAGAATATTGGGAAAATATACAAGATGGCAAAAATAGCATCAGTGAATTATCTGATAGTAGGAAGAAATTGTGGATGCGGAATTGGCCAGATGTCATCAGTCGGCAGACATCCTCAGTTCGAGGCGGTTTTTTAGATGATATCGATTGTTTCGACAGCCTGCTTTTCAACATTGCACCTTCAGAAGCTCGGACTATGGACCCTCAAGAGCGTTTGTTTGCTGAGGTGGTATGGGAATGTCTTGAGAATTCCGGTTACACTGCAAAAAACCTAATTCACTCCTCTGGTAAAATCGGTGTATTTGTAGGAGCTATGTGGAGCGACTACCAAAACCAAAGTTCCTATTCATATGATGGTATTCAGATAACACAAGCAACAGCTTTGCACTCATCAATAGCCAACAGAATATCTTATTTTTTCAATTTTAGTGGACCTAGTATTGCATTTAATACTTCATGCTCATCAGCAATGACTGCTATTCATTTTGCTTGCGAAAGTATAAAAAGAGGAGAATGTGATGCTGCACTTGTGGGTGGAGTTAATCTGTTTACTCATCCTTATCATCAAGACTTATTAACAAGTCTTGACTTATTGTCAAAAGATGGTGTATGTCGGCCGTTGGCAGCACAAGCTACAGGTTGGTTAGGTGGGGAAGGTGTCGGTGCAATTTTGATTAAATCAGTTGAAGATGCTGAAAGAGATAAGGATTATATTCATGGCATCATTAAGGGTACTGCTATCGGTCACAGTGGAAGGACAACACGATTTGGTGCGCCGAGCTCAACAATGCAGGCAGAATCTATCAAAATGGCACTTGAAAATGCGGGGGTATCTGCGGAATCCATAAATTACATTGAGTTAGCAGCGGCTGGAGCTAGTATTGCAGATGCATCAGAAATTGATGCAATAAGAAAGGTGTTTAAAGATTATTATGATACTTTGTCTCCTTGCTTTATAGGTTCTGTTAAAGCCAATATTGGGCATCTCGAATCTGCTTCTGCTATGTCTCAAATAGCAAAAGTTTTATTGCAGATGAAGCATAGACAGCTTGCACCGACAATAAATTTCAAGCCTATAAACCCATTGGTTAAACTTCAAGAATTTGAAATAATAGATAGGCTAAAACCTTGGACTAATCAAAGTAAAAAAAATGGTATAGCTGAAGACAAGATGTACAAACCTCTTCGTGCATTGATTAATGCTTTTGGAGCAACTGGTACTAGTGGGCATGTAATAATTGAAGAATATCTTCGTGAGAAAAACAAGCAGAAGGATAACTCAAAACTGACCTTGATCCCTATTTCAGCTGCTACTAAAGAGCAGCTGAATCAACAGGTATTGAGACTACATGATTTTTTGACTGGGAACGAAGTCGTATCGGTTAATATAGCTGATATAGGATATACACTTCAGCAGGGGCGCGTTGAAATGGATGAAAGGCTTGCAGTTGTTGTAGATAATATTCAGAGTTTGATAGAAAAGCTGGAAATGTTTTTAAGAGATAATGAGAAGATTACTGGTCTTTATAGGGGCAGTGTCTTTTCAGGAGATGCGTTGAAAGTAAAAGTGGATAGAAATGATTTGTTTATCATTGCTGAACAATGGATTCAGGGAGCTTCAATTGATTGGGATATTCTTAATGATGGTAATCAAAGAAGAATTCCTCTTCCTAACTACCCATTTGCAAAGGAGAAACATTGGGTCACAGAATATTTGGGGGATTTTAGGGAAAAAGCGGTTTCAACAAATGAAAAAGTTTTTAAAAATATGTCTTTGACAACTCCTAATGTGGATCTAAAAGATGATACGCTTAGTGACAATATCCTATTAACTAAAATAGAAAATTACTTAAAAACAACCTTTTCAGAAGTGTCGGGGATTCCAGTGTCACGAATTAATGCAAAAGCTGCTCTAGAAAAGTATGGAATAAACTCATTGATGATTAATTTGCTAAATACTAATCTCGAAAAGAATTTTGGAGATTTACCAAAGACCCTATTTTTTGAATACCAAACGATTTATGAACTAGCTAAATATTTTTTACAAAATCATGAAGAAAAATCAAAGACGGTGTTAGATCATTCTGAAGCGTTAGTAAATATACCATTAAATGATGGTTTTGAAATGATGGTTACACCAAAATTGGAAAAGACCCACTCATGTTCCTATAACTTTAAACAGGTGGCTAGCAGAGAATTTGATATAGCTATTATCGGATTAAGTGGAAAGTATCCAAAAGCAAAAACACTTGAAGAATATTGGGAAAATCTAAAAAATGGTATTAATTGTGTTACTGAAATACCAGTAGAAAGATGGGATCATCAAAAGTATTATGACCCTAACAAACATACACCTGGAAAAACATACTGTAAATGGGGGGGATTTATAGATGATGTAGACAAATTTGATCCTCTTTTTTTCAATATTTCGCCTAGAGAAGCTATAACAATAGATCCTCAAGAACGTTTGTTTTTAGAAACTGCTTGGCATGTATTTGAGGATGCTGGTTATACTCGTGACTCTTTGAAGGAAACTTTTGATGGGAAAGTTGGTGTCTTCGTGGGAGTTATGAACGGAGAATATCAATTGTTAGGTACTGATAAAGTGTCAATTGCTTCTTCATACTACGGTTTAATTGCAAACAGGGTCTCTTACCTATTTGATTTTCATGGACCAAGCATGGCAGTTGATACACTATGCTCTTCTTCGTTAACGGCTATCCACTTAGCAGCGGAAAGTATTAAACGAGGAGAATGTGAAGCTGCAATAGCTGGAGGCGTCAATATTTCATTAAGTCCAAATAAATATATCATACAAGCTCGTCTTTCTATGTCTTCAACTGATGGTCGTTGTCGAAGCTTTGGAGAAGGAGGAGATGGATTTGTACCAGGGGAAGGAATAGGTGCTATTTTATTAAAACCCTTACAAAGGGCTGTAGAAGATGGTGATCATATTTATGGGGTCATTAAAGGTACTTCAATCAATCATGGAGGGAAAACAAATGGTTATATGGTTCCAAATCCTATAGAACAATGCAACTTAGTATTAGATGCATGGAGAAAAGCAGAAATTGATCCAAGAACTATCAGTTACCTAGAAGCCCACGGTACTGGGACAGCGTTGGGGGATCCCATTGAAACTGCAGGATTGACACGAGCCTTTGAAAAAGATACAAAAGACAGACAGTTCTGTGCTATCGGATCGGTTAAGTCCAACATCGGTCATTGTGAAAGTGCGGCAGGGATTGCGGGTGTGACAAAAATATTGCTGCAACTGAAGCATCGCCAATTGGTACCTTCCTTGCATTCTGAGGTACTTAATCCAAACATAGATTTCAGTAATACGCCTTTTGTGGTGCAACAAGAACTTGGGGAATGGAAACGTCCGGTGATTGAAGAAAATGGAAAAATTAAAGAGTATCCGAGGATTGCTGGCATTTCATCTTTTGGTGCAGGAGGATCAAATGCCCATGTGGTGATTCAGGAATATATCCCCGAAAACTTGGAACGGCATTTGATTACAATCACGCCTCAAAATCCAGCCTTTATCGTGCTGTCCGCCAAGAATGAGGATCGTCTCCAAGAACAGGCACAACAATTGTTGGCAGCGATTCAAGAGCAGCAATTCACAGATGGCGATTTAGCTGATATGGCTTATACCCTTCAGATAGGACGGGAAGCCATGGAAGAGCGTTTGGCGATACTTGCGAGCTCAATCAAAGAACTTGAAGAAAAACTAAAGAGTTTTGTGGAAGGACAAGAGGGTATTGAGGATCTGTACCGAGGACATGTCAAACGCAATAAAGAGACTCTGGCTGTTTTTGCTGAAGATGAAGATATGATAAAAATAATTGATGTATGGATTACCAAAGGAAAGTATGCGAAACTTCTTGACCTTTGGGCCAAGGGCCTCATTATCGATTGGAACAAGTTATACAGTGATAGCAAGCTTCGACGTATTAGCTTACCTACCTATCCTTTTGCTAAAGAACGTCATTGGTTATTTGATGTGGAAACTAATGAAGACAGTATAGCGAGTTCGGCCATGGCTTCTGCTGTCTATGAAGATCACTCTGAACAGAGGATAATGTGTTTTCTACAAAAACAATGGGAGCTCTGTTTTGCTACTTCAACTAAAATTTTGAATAGGACTGTTGCCATCTTAACAACACAAGAAACTATGGAATTGGCAATTCAGCTTTCTAAATATTTTCCAAATAATCAAATACTAAATATCCATGATCTTGAATTACAACCTCGACAATTGGAACATAATTGGAAAAATTATGATGGATGTGTGGATTTGATTGGTTGTGGTAAGGAAAAAAATGAATTATTGAACTGGATTGGATGGCTTAAGCAACTGATTGAGTATGGACATAGAGAAGATTTGATGATGCTTTGTGTGTCGAAAGGCCTTGAGTCTTATCAGAATACTACTGTCAATCTATCCGGAGCCTCTCGTGTTGGATTGTATCGAATGTTGCAAAGTGAATATGGGCATCTGCGTTCACGGCATATGGATGCGGAGCCGTTTACCGATGATAAGACGTTGGCTCAGCAGATTGTTTCTGAATTCTTTATGGATTGTGAGGACACAGAAATTTGTTACCGGGATGGAAAGCGTTATCGGGCTTATCTTGAAGAATTTCAAAAATGTGATGCGAGTGATGAGACTTTAGTATTCCCTGACGAACATGTGCTGTGGATTACAGGTGGAACGCGGGGCATAGGGTATTTATGTGCCCGACACTTTGTAACAAACCATGGTGTCAGGCGTCTAGTGCTCACGGGACGGGAGACAATGCCGCCTCGGGAACAGTGGGATTTTTATAAACCGCAGAATACTTCTATTGCTCAAAAAATTCGAAATATCCAAGCCCTAGAAGCTCAGGGCGTACAAGTGCAAGTGTTGTCTGTTTCATTGACGGATGAGTATGCTATACAACAGAGCCTACAAGAGATCAAAAATACTATGGGGCCTATTGGAGGAATTATTCATTGTGCAGGAATCAGTGATATGAAAAATCCTGCATTTATTCGGAAGTCTGTCAGTGGAATTCAACAGGTGTTGGATCCCAAGGTTGCCGGACTTGATATATTGTATCAAAGCTTTAAAAATGAGGCTTTACAGTTTTTTGTCTTATTTTCATCGGTATCAGCAATTATTCCCTCTTTAGCTTCAGGACAAAGTGATTATGCTATGGCCAATGCTTATATGGATTATGTTGCTGAAGCAAACATTCATGACTTTCCAGTCGTCAGCATTCAATGGCCCAATTGGAAAGAAACGGGAATGGGAGAAGTTAAAACCAAGGCTTATCAACAAACGGGTTTGCTGAGTCTTATGAATGTAGAAGGTTTACAGCTATTGGATCAGATTCTATTTAGGAAGATAGGACCAGTAGTTCTGCCGGCAGTAGTTAATCCAAACTTATGGAATCCTCATCAATTAATACAACGTAGAATACAAGAAAGTTTTTCAACGAATATTCAGACTCTACCCCCTGTTGCTACGGAACTATCAAGAACTTCCGATAGCCTTTTGATTGCAACTCAAATGTGGTTAATTGATTTGTTTTCTCAAGAACTAAAGATAGATACCTCAAAGTTGGAGATAGATACGGCATTTCAAGACTATGGTATGGATTCTATTTTGATGGCTCAAATATTGCACTCAATTAATCAATTATTGTCATACAATTTAGATCCTTCTATTTTATATGAACATTCAACTATTGAATCATTGGCAACATGGCTTACTAATAATTATGCTTCTTCTTTATCTCAAACCTTGGATACCATGATTTCGGAACAATATAGCTCTCGAACTCAAGATACATCGCTTCATATATCTTCGATTTCTATAGAGAACGGAGGATTGAAAAGTAAGTCTCATGTTTATAAGAGCTCTAAGTCATCAGATATTGCAGTGATCGGACTTTCTTGCCGTTTTCCGGGAGCAAATAATTTAGAAGAATACTGGCACTTACTATCGGAAGGACGATCGGCGATTGGTTCCGTGCCTCAGGAGCGCTGGGGATATTCGAATAATTTTAATGCTGGGTTGATCAACAACATTACACAATTTGATCCAAAATTTTTTTTAATTCCAGAAAACGATGCTAAAGCAATGGATCCACAAGCCTTGGTGCTACTGGAAGAAAGTCTGAAACTATGGTACCATGCCGGATATTCGCATCAAGAAATAAAGGGAAAACCAGTAGGGGTTTACATTGGCGGTCGAAGTCAGCATCGTCCCGGTGAATCCAGTATTCAACAAACACAAAATCCTATTGTGGCTGTTGGACAAAACTATTTGGCGGCAAATATCTCTCAATTTTTTGACCTTCGAGGCCCCAGTATTGTTGTGGATACTGCATGTTCCTCAGCATTAGTAGGTATGAATATGGCGATTCAAGCCTTAAAAGATGGAGAAATTGAATCTGCCATCGTTGGAGGTGTGAGTCTCTTAAATACAGATGAAGCCCATCGTATATTTCAACAACGAAAAATTTTAAGCCAGGAAACATTCTTTCATATTTTTGATCAACGTGCTGATGGAGTCATTTTAGGTGAAGGTGTTGGTATGGTTTTATTAAAAACAGTAGATCAGGCACTGGAAGATGGAGACCATATTTATGCTGTAGTTAAAGCGTTAGCCGTCAATAATGATGGGCGAACTGCAGGTCCAGCCACTCCCAATTTGCATGCTCAAAAAGAAGTTTTGCAAACAGCTTTAGCCAGAAGTGGCAAGAAAAATGAAGAGATTAGCTATATTGAAGTGAATGGTTCGGGTTCTGAGGTAACTGATTTACTTGAACTTAAGGTAATCCAATCTATTTATCGGTCCTCTAATACATCTGTACTGGGATTAGGGTCGATAAAACCCAATATTGGACACCCATTATGTGCCGAAGGTATTGCAAGTTTTATTAAAGTTGTATTGATGCTGCAAAACAAACAATTTGTTCCATTTTTATCAGGAGAACAGCCTATGACGCATTATAATATAGAGTCTTCTCCCTTTTATTTTTGTCGTAAGCTTACCAAATGGACAAATACTCCCCGGATTGCTGGGATAAATTGTTTTGCTGATGGAGGTACAAATGTTCATGTGATTTTAGAAGCTTGGGAAGAGAGAGAATCATCTTCAGCTATACGACAGCCCATACCGCCTCCGAAGTTGAATCAATATGATCTTCGCTATACTGAGGTATTAAATTCATCTCCACAGACGAGTCAGAATAACAGAGATGTGTCTAAGAGTCATGATAACTGGATACAAGGCCCTTCGGCTAATGAACTTCAGCATCCATCGGATAAAGTAACTAGTATGTGGAAACAAAAAATAGTGGAGGAGAGATAA